In one Calditrichota bacterium genomic region, the following are encoded:
- a CDS encoding sugar porter family MFS transporter translates to MISLTDKSMPEEMPGSGSAVFLAVVCFVASLGGILFGFDTAVISGTFGMVETQFALSKIEVGWFGSSALVGAILGALVAGMLSDRFGRKPVLLAAAIFFFVSALGSTIPPSFMLLIPARLIGGLGIGMASVLAPLYISEFAPPKIRGRLVALYQLSIVIGILLAYFSNWLLLAFSQGNAASFGGTGLLHKVMISEVWRAMFGAEMIPAGLFIILLFFIPESPRWLIRAGYETKGYSLLAKVSGAAVAKTEFSEIKNAIKSEEGTIRELFKPGLRLALIVGLGLSIFGQFTGVNIIVYYGPTILEKAGFRLDSALEFQVAIGVINFIFTIIAFWKIDSWGRRPLLIGGMAAVFVSLLIIAIQFTIGVTSGIWIVIMLCVYMASLALSINAVIWVLTGEIFPNRVRGRAMSIATFSNWGTNFITAFLFPWYVAKIGMNAGFFTFAATCLIATLFFYRFVPETKGKSLEEIEMYWKQKAV, encoded by the coding sequence TTGATCTCACTAACGGATAAATCAATGCCCGAAGAAATGCCCGGCAGCGGCAGTGCTGTTTTTCTTGCCGTCGTCTGTTTTGTGGCCTCTCTCGGCGGCATCCTTTTCGGTTTCGATACGGCTGTCATTTCCGGCACGTTCGGCATGGTGGAAACGCAGTTCGCATTGAGCAAAATAGAAGTCGGCTGGTTTGGAAGCTCGGCGCTCGTCGGTGCCATTCTCGGCGCCCTGGTCGCCGGTATGCTCAGCGATCGCTTTGGGCGAAAGCCGGTTCTCCTGGCCGCGGCAATTTTCTTTTTCGTGTCCGCGCTCGGATCGACAATTCCTCCTTCATTCATGCTTTTAATTCCTGCCCGTCTCATCGGCGGCCTGGGGATCGGCATGGCGTCTGTTTTGGCGCCTTTATACATCTCTGAATTCGCACCGCCGAAAATCCGCGGACGACTGGTCGCGCTCTATCAGCTTTCTATCGTCATCGGCATTTTGCTTGCCTATTTTTCCAATTGGCTGTTATTGGCTTTTTCTCAGGGGAATGCCGCTTCCTTTGGCGGGACAGGACTCTTACACAAGGTGATGATCTCGGAAGTCTGGAGAGCGATGTTTGGCGCAGAAATGATTCCCGCCGGGTTGTTTATCATCCTGTTGTTTTTCATTCCCGAAAGTCCACGCTGGCTGATCCGGGCGGGGTACGAGACAAAAGGCTATAGTTTGCTGGCAAAAGTAAGCGGCGCGGCCGTTGCAAAAACCGAATTTTCAGAAATAAAAAATGCCATAAAGAGCGAAGAAGGAACCATCCGCGAACTTTTCAAACCGGGATTGCGCCTGGCACTCATCGTTGGCCTGGGTCTTTCGATTTTCGGACAATTCACCGGCGTCAACATTATCGTTTATTATGGCCCGACCATTCTCGAAAAAGCCGGATTCAGACTCGACAGCGCCCTGGAATTTCAGGTGGCAATTGGTGTTATAAATTTTATCTTTACAATTATCGCGTTTTGGAAAATTGACAGTTGGGGGCGCCGGCCGCTTTTAATTGGCGGCATGGCCGCCGTCTTTGTCTCTCTGCTCATCATTGCCATTCAGTTTACCATCGGCGTAACGTCCGGGATTTGGATTGTCATCATGCTGTGTGTTTATATGGCCAGCCTCGCTTTATCCATAAACGCCGTGATCTGGGTGTTGACCGGTGAGATTTTCCCAAATCGCGTCCGCGGCCGGGCCATGTCTATCGCAACCTTTTCCAATTGGGGAACCAACTTTATCACGGCGTTTTTGTTTCCCTGGTACGTTGCCAAAATCGGCATGAACGCCGGTTTTTTTACTTTTGCCGCCACCTGTCTCATCGCCACCCTCTTTTTCTACCGCTTTGTTCCCGAAACAAAAGGTAAAAGCCTGGAAGAAATTGAGATGTACTGGAAGCAAAAGGCAGTGTGA